A stretch of DNA from Pygocentrus nattereri isolate fPygNat1 chromosome 14, fPygNat1.pri, whole genome shotgun sequence:
gtcCTAGCAATCACTAGGGATACCAAATCAATCACCATGCAACACCCTatagcaactgcttagcaatAGCCTAgtaaccatagcaaccacctagcaacaccccagcaacaacctgggataccatagcatcCATCTAGcagcaccatagcaaccacttggaatactGTAGCAGATGCCCAGCAATACCCTTAcaaccaccagggataccaGAGCaaacacctagcaacaccctcgCAACCACACGGGATACCATAGCCAGCACCTGGCAACAGTCTAGCAACCATTTCGGATACCATAGTAACtgtctagcaacaccctagcaacaacatgggataccatagcaattgcCTAGCATCACTTTAGCAACTACTTGTGACATCATAGCAGTCACCTAGCAATAcactagcaaccacttggaaaaCCATACCCTGCACTTGGTATCACCCTGGCAATCATTtcagataccatagcaactgcctagcaacccCCTAGAAACCACTTGGGATGCCAATGGGGCTGAGCCCAAGCCCTGAAAAACAGCTGCAGACCATTATTCCTTCTCCATTAAACTTCACTGTTGCCACTATACATTCCTgtaggtagcattctcctggcattcaccaaacctaGATTTGTCCTTCAGACTGTGAGACAGTGAAGCATGATTTACACCCTAGTTTACAATGCTGCAGTGTCCAGcggatctagcagggcagagcTTATATGCGAAGGTGGCaccagtgccatgtttaaagtagCCGAACTGAACTCTTCAGTGTAACCTATTCTACTTCTAATGTTTGTCTGCAGAGATtgcatgaatgtgtgttttattttaccaACCTGTTAGCAGTGTGTGTGGCTGAACATGAAATCAATAATTAAGTGGTGTGCCCATATACATTTATCCATATAGTATACATACAGATAGTATACATACAGAGAACTTCTAATAGAGAGGAGAATTAACACTTTGTAACATCTTCCGGGTTTTTCAAACGCTAGAgcgcgctcccgagcgagtccaaaatgaatgtgttgatatggagcatatgagcaaaatcatagttcaTAAATGCTTAtacatgtttaatgtaaaacacTGCAATAATTTCCTGAAGACTGAgtagcataaaacatttaacacCACTGCTAtgttttaagagcttttaaactcgagttataggagttttaAAAAGCGCCTCATGTACATTCATGACGTCTGTGAGCGCGAagagccaatgagctgctccgctcgccaatcaatcatcaccctctagcagtaaagcccgcctcctgctgcccgaaacctgtttgctgtagaaaaaagaaaatatataggtaagatttctttgcttttataGCAAAATACAtgcttctactttctaaaattaaagaaacgttctgggcAAGTATTTAGAAACTGTTTTAACCTTTCGTTGAGCGCcgttcactcccattcattgaggactccctcgcgggcgccctctgctgtttatatatatatatataggacgTGGCCAGGCTCCCCAAAAACCGGCTCTGGTAAACGCACTGACTGGTAAAGATAAATGCTGAACGCcatcaaatctgatttttgactcttttcactgtgttttcttTACATTCACATATAATAAAAGATTACTTTTTGAATGCGCTGCCTATTATTGTTCATTCTCAGActtttaatatttcatcaaGTCAACCGCAACTAAACAGTAAATTAACTGGCAAACGAGATTTTATTGGATAGTTTTTACTCGGTTTTGTTAACGAAACGCAAATAGTTTTTCACCGGTTTGAGACTCACCACACTGACGGCGCTGGGGCGAATCAAAGTCCCTCCCTTAGTTAGAGTTTGCGCTCTACACGGAGCAGTTGGTAGGTGGCGGTGTCGTTCTTGTCGGTAACACGTCAGGAtggtagaagaagaagaaacatgTTTTGCCACATGGGTctgagacagaagagaagataaACTGCAAACATGgctaaaaacaccaaaaatacaGCTGCAAAGTCCTCTGACCaacagaagaaggagaagaataaAAGGTAATAGTAAATTATTGGaatactataatactataatttatattatataaactcagaggtacaataatttgaactgctttatactagatgattcatatttattattacagtcaccgccactttactatattcactTACATCTTGTGTACTTATTGcaatttttctctttatctttgttttaaattattaaagtgtttattcgtttacataaatggttgcaaatgtaacaatttccctctgggatcaataaaggattctgattctgataatcCAGTTTCCAACGTGTCTGCTCCAGTGGTTCTCTGGaatctgtagaggatgttgtCTGAGGCTGTTCTGTGGCCTGTAGTTAGATGATTCCTACGtgagccaacacacacacacactgagtgtaAATAACCTGACATTAAGTTTTAGCCAACAATGAACGTAAATAAACTGAATGTGATCGTGAATAAGAGAATGCGCCAAAACTAATACATGTAAACGGAGTAGCTGATGGACATTTATTGAGGGGaatttattgtgaaatgtgaaTTATGATTTAAATCTGACGATGTTCGACTTTGACTATTTTTGGTAACCTGACGGCACATGAAAAAATGTAGTTTGACAGGCTGTCAAGAACAAATCTTCttaaaaccatcataaaacagtgtgtggggcatcaggcagtgtattcgtaaccacttcatgtaaaatatctttctgtgaggaagtTTTCAGACGCATTAAAATCTTCGGACGCCTGGTTCTCGTCATTACCGCTGTTATCAGTTCTGATTTGGCAATTTCTCCAGATTGGcttatttaacatcaaaccactgtgaatgatttgTTTACACTTTAGTGACTGatgaattcctctttaataatGTTTCATTGTTCATATCATGTACAGGCTTTATgtcttgatttatttattcCGATTGCCAGCATTAAAATATCCTGCTTGGCTTTGGCACATTATTTTTAGGGAGCAGCAAAATATAAGATTTACATTTCAGTAAATCTTACATTTGGTTAGTGCTcttgtgcaaaaaaaaacaacacagctggCTAACAAACAACATCAGTGTTTAAGttacttgttttattttctgaattctATCACTTTTAATTTGATGTTTAGTTTTAACAGCAAGAAAAAGAAGCCGAAGAAGGATGTGAAACCTCGACCTGAAGAACATCTGGAGCAGATACCTTTTCGTCTGCGTGAAATTatgaaaagcaaagagagaatgaaaatggGGTCCAGGAAACTGAAGAAAATCAAGAGAGGTATGAAAAGCACTCAGTGGACACCACCCTTTTTAAATATTCAGTGCCCTCAAAAAGCATTGGTAGTGTTATTTTAGATATATATGAGccctgtatgtatgtatgtgtgtgtatgtatgttatgGCCATGTGCAAATATGCTTCCAATGTTATTTGTCAAACTCTGAGTAgacaaaatacaattaaatagcTAAAATCAAAAATCTAGGTATCTCTGAAAAGCAGCATCACAGTATGTTCAAAATCACGTTACACTTGTACAGATGATAAATCAGAACGGACTGGTCAGAAGAAAATTTCCATAGACACAGAGATGGTCACAGGCAGTTTTATTAGAATTATTAATAGAATTATAAACAGTTATTCCTTTCAAGGTGACTGGAGGGTCTCTTGATTGCAGGGAGATACGTTTCTCTGTGATTTTTGGTCCTGTCTGAATCTGCCATGTCAGTAATTTTTTCAGACTTTGCTCTAGTGTTAGGGCAGGTTCTGATGCATAGAACCACAGAAATAACCCTGGATTATGTTTAATCCCATGCAGATTGCCAAGTCATTAAATACCACAGTTTTCTAAACTATAGAGGCACTCGAAGAAGCATTTACTTGCATCATTTGTGGCCTGAATCAAACTGATATCTTTGATGTATTATTTATCTTAAGCACGTTACTGCccttaaagggcctatatcatttttatttttttaaaataaaggagTCTGAATTAATATGTAACCAAATGCCATTCATTACCCCTCTATattgtccatatatggaaactatgctGCAAAATCAGCAGATTTAAAttaattgtttctgtgatgtcacaagagcCAACTCATTTGCATTCACATATCCACCTCTTTGGCCTGCATCTGTTCAGCTCTGTGTatacacaaagacacagagatCCACACAGAGCTTGTTTCAAGCTGTAGAAAGCAGACAGGAAATTCTCTCTAGAACAGCTGGACCTTCTGGTGAAGGAGGGAGGGTCTCAGCTACTAAAAGCAAGCACTTTTGGAAACCACAgggaagaaaataaatacagttaGAAAACTAAATCTCCAATCTAAGGTCTGATCATTCCACAGCAACAAAACctgttatttttgtgtgtaactttatattatattaccaTTCAAAAAACCTATAGGCTaaatattttttagtttttacactgtaaaaatgttttttctactCAACCTAAATTTATGCAAGTTAATTAGAACCAGTTCTAATGCCTCACTCCAATGatctcacacacaaaaacaatctaaaaaaaaggaaatgctttgcattgtttcattgaagatatttatttgaattgaaTACAAAAGTTTTAAAGTTAATTGAATTGACATCAGTTAAGAGTgtgcttttaaaaatgctattatTGAGAAACAGTGATGTGGCTAAAAATAATTCCAACCCTGATacatttgtctttgtattatttttgattaaatatagggtttaaatgaattgcacatcattgaattctgtttttctgtacattttgcacagcatcccaactttttggaaagaGGGTTGTACCCGTTTATAATAGCAATAAATTCAAAATACACTTCATCCAATTCATAAAGAAGTGttgcaaaaaaatacaaaaaaaaagtctggtcaGTTCATGTTAGTAAATCACTCCAGGTTCTCCTCATGTAATTCTGCGTAATATCTGTGCCTCAACAGTGCTGTGCCCTAAACTGAATGTTTATGATGTCAAgcatgcacaaacacaaaataatgaatacattaaaaaatcacCTGTCTGTGATTTTTAATGGGCCtttaatatttatgaaaatCTTGCCTTGTGGTCAGAAAAAGATGGCTTGTTTTGGGCTTTTATTGCAATATTCCTTAAATAGcataataacttttttcttttgtttatacCCATTACTTTAGATGCCAAGGCCAAAGCACAGACAGAAACCTCTGTAGAGGAAGATATTCCTGTTCCACACTTCCGTAGAGGAAAGCAAGAATCCGAATCAGCTTACCTAAGGCGGATGTCTCGAGAAACCCAGCATGTTCTCTTCCTCACCAAAAACCAGGTTGAGCGACAGCCTGAGCTGCAGCTGGAGGATCAGGAAACAAAGTCAAGCAaacagaaatctgaaaaaaagacaCTGTTAGTAGCATATGTTACATATGTTTATCTATTCACTCGTGTCccatgtttttgaacatttcatatTCATTATTGAACATTATTGTTAGCTGAAGTCTTCTTGCCACTGCATGTTCTACATTCAGGTCTTGGTATTTCCTAATCTTCTTTTCTATTTAGGTCTAATAAAGTACGGTTAGAACGGCTACATAAGAAAAAGCTTGAGCAACGGGAGAAGAGAGCGGAAAAAGAGATGTTTGTAGGCATGTAGTGATTCTCCTtgaattatttaacatttgaaCTGTGTATTTATTCTCTGAAAACACTTCTTTATCGTCCACACATGTATTTTGATATGACATTTTGTCTTCTTGAAGACGATGTACAGTTTGGAGAGGTTGCCATGGAACCTCCATCACTGACTGCCAAACCCAGGAAGGCCCCACTGAAATCTCAGGTAAGCTACATTGAAAATATAggccctgtttacacctggcatGAACATACATCCTGGTATCCTTGCTGGCCAAAGGTTAACTTCAAAAGACCAACATTCCTGTATATCCACTGCATTGAAAAAAAAGTTGACAACTTCAGATGAAATGGACTAGACAGCGGGAGGTGATGGAGGGACTGCTACATTTCTATTTTAATTTGAAACCTGATTGATACATTCTTCTAAAGGGAATCATTTTAGTGTGGTTGGTatcatcccattctaaatccatgggCATGTTTGGATTTGGAACTGTAACAGCTTCTACTATTCTGGGCTTCTACAATTGTTTCTGTGGgattttttgcccattcatccagaacagtttgtgaggtcagacactgatgttggacgagagggtgtGGCtcgcaatctccattctagtttatcccaaaggtgtttgttGGGGTAGAGGTCAGGGTTTTGCCAGTCAAGTTCAACAAACTCACTCAGGAaagcctttatggaccttgctttgtgcattggggTACAGTCCTGCTGGatcagaaaagggccttccccaaactctTTCCAAAGAGTTGGAGGTATACAGGTGTCAAAAATGCGTTggtctgctaaagcattaagatttcacttcactggaaataaggggtctaggccaacccctgaaaaacaacccatatcaatattcctcctccaccacatTTTACACTCTTGGTTCAGAGGCACTGTGCTTTACACAACGACATCTGAAGCTTGGCCTTGTACTTATTGATATAAGGCTGGCATgcaactgctcagccatggaaactcatgcAACGAAGCTGGTggtgcacagtttttgtgctgatgttaatgccagaggaggtttggaacttTGTTCTTACTGTGTTAGCCGAGTGTTGGCGGCACTTATGTACTGTGTgcctataaatatataattatatatataatataaatgcaatatatgcacatatatgctcttttcaaatttaaaatttaatacCTGCACTGTTCCAAAAAAGtaggacaggagcatgtttattacatttgatgtgttacatcacttttctttttaacaacaaTAATTGTGTGGGTGGCACAGTGGTAAAGTTGATTGAGACACAAACTGATAGTTTTGAAACCAAAATTTATTGCCAATCTACTTTTGATTTGTCCAGTACACCTTTTTACTGTGCCTCAGTCAATTTCAAATGAACTATTTGATGATTAGCTGTGGTTTGTCagagtattcctgagcccattaCAAAAGCTtgccagtttttaatgcagtgctgtctgaagaaTCGAAGGTTAGAGGATGTTACAAGAAATCTCTGTGCCCTTGAtgttattatgcactgtagaggtTGAAATGCCTGAAATCCTTGCAATCCCTGGTTGGAGAATGTGATTTCtaaaatattagatttttgcagtgttttgcaAAGTGGTGAGACTAGACCTTTCCTAGGTGTTTCTTTTATGTCCATGCATGATTGCATCACTGGCTAAAAATGgattttcttaacatttgatAATGTTTCTAGTCTGAAGTTGTCACATCCCAACTTTtatggaacatgttgcaggcatctaTTTCATGtgcatatacactgatcagacataacattatgaccacctccttgtttctatactcattgtccattttatcagccccacttactatatacactagagcagtgtttttcaacctttttttgagccatggcacattttttacattaaaaaaatcctgCAGCACACCAGCACTCAAAAAAGTTACTAAATGACACATTGTAACTTAATGCAGCACATATAATGACAATATAATTTCTGAATTACTCACTTAGTGTGAAACCTGTGCCTGTTTAGATGAACACAAAGCTGATATCCTGGCGAGGGTTGAAGACAGGCACACACAAAGCTCTTCCTCAACTGCTCTCAGTCTctgcttttagtttttatagCAGTCATGCTTGAAAAGCCCAGCTCACATAGATATGTTGTGGAAAATGGGAGCAATGTTGAAATAGCTCTGTTTGCCAGAATGGGAAACTCTTTAGCAGCAGTCAACCAAAAACTTTCCAAAGACAGATCAGCAAAGCTTAGCTTTAAACTGCGGTCttctctcagttcagttagTTCCTCCTGCTCCTGCAAGGTCATGCCCTTTCCAGTGGATGTAAATCCAAACGAAATATAACTTTCGTTGTATTGTGTCGAACTAAtcgttttttctttcttttgaccACAACTCATACTAGGCTCTTCTTCTGGGTTAGAATTTTGTCCAGGGCCCAGTTCAGAGTCTGAATTTTTCCTCTTCAAAAATTTGTCCATCACTGTTGTACGTCTTGCCACCGTTAGCTGTCCCGCGCatcacttcttttgttttcacGGCACCTGGCTTCCTTACGGTCAGTCATTATTATTGTGCTACCTACTGCCACCCTCTGGCAAAGATGGGTGTTTAATTAATTAGTCAGCCAACACTTTGACACAGGCGCAGACACTCAACAACGCCAAATCATTTATAgtgattaaatattttttgaccAATTAAGTGAAACTGTACAATTTCCTATGGCACACCTAACGATCTGTGCCACGGCACAGTGGTTGAAAATCACCGCACTAGAGTATAGTTCCAAAAGTGTTcaatcacccatccaaataattgaattcaggtgttccaatcacttccatggccacagtttTATAAATCCAAGCACCTAGctatgcagactgcttctacaaacatttgtgaaagaatgggtcactttcaggagctctgtgaattccagagcggtactgtgataggatgccacatttgcaagtccagtcgtgaaatttcctcgctacaaAATATTCAATGGTCAGTGGTATTAGTGGAAGTGATTGCGATTGACAGCAACTCTGTAAAGCtgcaaagtggtaggccacgtaaatgacagagtggggtcagtggatgctgaggtgcatccaagccttacatcaccaagcgcaatgcaaagcagaCAAACGCAGTAGTGTAAAGCattgccactggactctagagcagaggagacgtgttctctggagtgacgaatcacacttcttcatctggcaatccgatggatgactctgggtttgacggtcgccaggagaatggtacttctCTGAttacattgtgccaagtgtaaagtttggtggaggggggattatggtgtggggttgtttttggAGTTGGACTTGGTCCCTtagttccatccatccaccgTCATCCGCTTATCCAAgtctgggttgcgggggcagcaacctaagcaaagaggcccaggcctccctctcccccgccacctcctccagctcgtgaccataggtgagagtcggaacgtagattgaccggtaattTGACAGCTTCGTCTTCTGGCTCAGCactctcttcaccatgatggaCTGGAATAGGGTCCGCATTCCTGCAGATGCCGCACCAATCTGcttgtcaacctctcgctccatccttccttcactcatgaataaaataccaagatatttaaactcctccacttggggcaagaattcactcccaacatggacagagcattccacccttttccgactgaggaccatggtctcagatttagaggtgctgctTTTCATCCGAGCTgcttcacactctgctgcaaaCTAGTCCatagagagctggaggtcccggcctgatgacaccaacaggaccacatcatccgtaaaaagcagatgtgaaatcctgaggctACCATACCGGACACTCTTTAAATCTAGTCTTTAAATCTAGAGCCTGGGTCcagttttacagtcactggtaaATGTGACACTAGGTAGGCAATGCCAGTGATTACAAAGTTCAGGACCAGAAACTGAATTCAAGGTTTGGGTTTAAATACATCTGCTCTTGCATTTTGATATCTGATATGTTGCTTGTTTATGCATTGTCAATTCCTCTAGGGGGCATCCAAGGGCCTTCTTCTGAATTCTCTACTCGGCCACACTGCCTTATCAACAGTCAAGCCCTCCATGGCTAGAAAGAGGATGATGGAGGAAGAGCGTGAGAGGGTGGTGCAGGCCTACCGGCACCTGAAGAAgcagaaacaagaacagcaaGAGCGTCAAAAGGCAGAGATGCACAAACTAAAGGATCTTCAATGATGCAATTGTATGTAAAGGTTTAAATACCCAAGGTCAGATCACCATGAAATCACCAGGCTGCCCTCCAAGCCCGGAACTGATTGCCAGTCTGCAGCGTTAAAGTTACTGCAGTTACACCAGTTATGTCAGAGAGACAGGATTGTTCACTAACGTAATCATAGTCTAGTGCATTTGAATTGTATCTGATTGCAGGTCAGATTGCAGTGCTGTGAGGATAAGCAGCACTTATCCTCACATGTAAATTGAATGGCTGAATAATGGCTGTTGgtttatttctttgtatttttatctTTCCAGTTTCTTTGTGCtaacatttataaataaacctacaatttcatgaaaaaaattatTGAATGCCTAATATTGTgattgctttgttttttattttatttcttatacTCACAAATAAAGTAAGACTTCTGTCTCAGTTGAACTTGAAACTGCTGCTCCttctaataatattaataacaataataatgataattattgtATAATAATGATCATTTGTATACAATCTttcataccaaaaaaaaaaaccttgaacaCTTTATAGAaggtatgtaaataaaatgaacatggtggttaaaaacaatgtaatgcAAGAATAAATAGTAATGCCAAAggcaaaaggtaaaaaaaaagttctttgagGTAAAAATATTTACAGTCACATGGAAAGGTTTGGTCACCTGGGAAAACTTTGCATATGTCTGCTGTTAATTAACAGCATGCATCAGTTATGAAAGAGAACTATGATGCCAACACACAAACCACAGCGGCAAGAGGGTAACAGTAGTTACAGTCTTTGACAGATCATCACAAGTGTGAATAATTTTGCACCACAGCATTATTTCCATTTGAAATTAATTTTCTTGTACAAAACATGTAGGGCTCGTCTTTTCTCTCAGCTAGTGTCTTCAGAATAATCATCCTTTCTTCTAAATAATGAATGCTAGACACTAATTCTTTGGATTTGAGTTCAGTGGAAGTTACAGTGAAAATGTTAAGCtttatcataaaaaaaaaataaccaggtatttcatttaaaaagtttattAGGTTATGTAGACCTACTTCATCTTCATTTAATGACCCAAATATCTGGGTTGAAAAGTTTTATTCAGGAAGTCACATTTAATGTGATATTTGGTTACACATCTTTTGCATGTAGTGACATTATGAAGTTTAACTCTACCGCAGccatatttaatttaatctgatctcgtgcatgtaaaataaacacTGTTGCCTTCACATCAGATGACTGACTGGTCATTCAAGAATGCCTTTTGACCCAATAGCCAGGGAAGCCTGATTTTGGTACATGGCAtcacaaatcaaaataaaagatTAGGTTGCTCATAAGGGCAAACTAGGATGGGACATATTTCCGAGTGTGGATCTGATAAGtttctcatttacatacagtatgcTCCATTacagttcatttaaaacatCATGTTATTAAAACAGCTTGTCAAATGTGCTTCTATGCAGTATTGTGCTTAGTAAGGTCTTGGATATGTATGAAACCATGCAGAATGTATGTTAAAGAATTCTAGACAGGGAGAGAATCAATAGGCTGTATCATTGGAATGTGCTGTCCAAGGTGTAGTTTATGAGTGAATGGCTCATGGAGAGGTTATCCAGGCCCAAATGGAAAATCCTTTTGTGGTTGAGTGTGCAAATACATTATGAccaaacaccacacactgcCATCCAGAGGTACCTGGACTTTGGACTTCCTTTACACTGTCAGGAAAATTTACTGGCTATAGGACACCAATAGAAATTTTAATGAGTTCTAtgatttttgtttctagcagagGAGGGAGGCTTTACgctccttaaatggtgcagcagttacagaataatcaaaaaagacatttgaagcttctaaaaacatttcatatgaAATATAAGTGTGTGACATTAGCAGTTTACCACATAGCAGTTTCACCGCGAGTCTTTCAAAAGCACCCGCCGCCCCGGCATTCAGCGCTCCCACCGAAACTTGTTTGTGGTTTTTTCTTAGTGGCGTTTAGGACAATCAATGGATTTAGGACAATTTCAGTTGTTTTATGTGGGTCTGGAATGAATTTGTTATgaatttacattgtgttaattttagattttaagCTTTAGGCTAAAAAAACTTTGGTTTGAAGATTCACA
This window harbors:
- the ccdc137 gene encoding coiled-coil domain-containing protein 137, coding for MAKNTKNTAAKSSDQQKKEKNKSFNSKKKKPKKDVKPRPEEHLEQIPFRLREIMKSKERMKMGSRKLKKIKRDAKAKAQTETSVEEDIPVPHFRRGKQESESAYLRRMSRETQHVLFLTKNQVERQPELQLEDQETKSSKQKSEKKTLSNKVRLERLHKKKLEQREKRAEKEMFVDDVQFGEVAMEPPSLTAKPRKAPLKSQGASKGLLLNSLLGHTALSTVKPSMARKRMMEEERERVVQAYRHLKKQKQEQQERQKAEMHKLKDLQ